The genomic stretch CCGGTTCTCATCAAGGGCAGTCATGGAGTGGAAACGATCTTTGGGCAGTCCTGAGTTTTCCATGGCAATTACACAGTTAGTGTTACATGGATTACCGACCACGAAAAGTTTGCAGTCGCTTGAGGCATGCGATGCCATTGTCTTGCCAAGCGGGCCGAAGATACCGCCATTAACCTTGAGAAGATCACTGCGCTCCATGCCTTGCTTTCTTGGAACTGCTCCTATTGCTAAAATCCAGTCAACACCATCAAATGCCACTTCCATCTTGTCGGTACAGACGATCTTTTTTAATAAGGGAAAGGCGCAGTCATCAAGTTCCATTTTTACGCCTTCAAGGGCGCCGAGGGCCTGGGGAAGTTCCAGAAGTTGAAGCTCAATTTCGGTGTCAGGGCCAAGCATTTGTCCCGAGGCAATACGAAAAAGTGTTGCATATCCAATTTGTCCAGCGGCTCCTGTTACGGCGACTCTTGCTCTTTTTCCTGCCATTATTCCTGTTCTCCTATATTTAATTGTGAGTTGATACTATCCCTATATGTATTGAATTTAACGCCATATTGTCAAGACCAATGTCAAAACTGAAAATGTGACATTAACTTGCTGCGGTCACCTGGCTTTTAATGGTTCCGGCATTTGTGAAAATACGTAATTTGTCGCCAGGAGTCACCTGTTTACTGGAGCTGACAATACAATTTGCCGGGTCGGTATAGACAATCGAGTAGCCCCGTTCTAAAACCGCCTTCGGGCTGACTGCTGTGAGCAGCGCTGTGGCGTTTTTGGTTTGAGTCAGCTTTGTCTGGGTGGTATTTTGGATGCTGTTGATGATTGATTTTTGCAGTTGCGACAGATGCTTTTTCTGGCTGGTAATGGTGTGCTGAGGGGAGTTGGTCTTTAATCTGCGCAGTATATCGTGTAACCGATGACTGCGCAGCGCCTGGTGATCTTTTAATGAGTAGATCAGGTTGCTTTGGAGATGATCGATTCGTAAACGCAGATTTTGCAGCAGGGACGTTGGATCAGATAGAAGCCGTTTCTGCAGGGTTAAAGTTTGTCGGTATGCCCCAAGGCGCTGACGTAAGGCGCTAGCAAGTCTTTCACGTAGTCGTTCAGTTGCAGCTTTAAGATCTCTGCGGGAAGGCACGACCATCTCGGCTGCTGCTGACGGTGTTGGCGCCCTCATATCTGCGACAAAGTCAAGAATGGTGAAGTCAATTTCATGGCCGATAGCAGAGACAACCGGCAAGGGTGACTGGAATACGCAGCGAGCCAGAAGTTCGTCATTAAAAGGCCACAAATCTT from Desulfobulbaceae bacterium encodes the following:
- a CDS encoding malate dehydrogenase, translating into MAGKRARVAVTGAAGQIGYATLFRIASGQMLGPDTEIELQLLELPQALGALEGVKMELDDCAFPLLKKIVCTDKMEVAFDGVDWILAIGAVPRKQGMERSDLLKVNGGIFGPLGKTMASHASSDCKLFVVGNPCNTNCVIAMENSGLPKDRFHSMTALDENR
- the xseA gene encoding exodeoxyribonuclease VII large subunit, which produces MRVQGNEAAQEIISAVQQANNRGVADVIVICRGGGSLEDLWPFNDELLARCVFQSPLPVVSAIGHEIDFTILDFVADMRAPTPSAAAEMVVPSRRDLKAATERLRERLASALRQRLGAYRQTLTLQKRLLSDPTSLLQNLRLRIDHLQSNLIYSLKDHQALRSHRLHDILRRLKTNSPQHTITSQKKHLSQLQKSIINSIQNTTQTKLTQTKNATALLTAVSPKAVLERGYSIVYTDPANCIVSSSKQVTPGDKLRIFTNAGTIKSQVTAAS